Proteins from a single region of Bos javanicus breed banteng chromosome 7, ARS-OSU_banteng_1.0, whole genome shotgun sequence:
- the LOC133251899 gene encoding olfactory receptor 7E178-like, with product MYLVTMLGNLLIIFTVTSDSHLHNPMYFFLSNLSLADIGFASTTVPKIIVNILTHSRVISYAGCLTQMSIFILFGCMDCLLLTVMAYDRFVAICHPLHYTVIMNPRLCCFLVLVSFFLSLLDSQVHNLIVLQLTYFKNVDISNFFCEPSQLLKLACSDTFTNNIVTYFDGAIFAFLPFSGIFFSYYKILSSILRVPSSRRYKAFSTCASHLAVVCLFYGTGLGVYLSSTISQSPRQGAVVSVMYTVVTPMLNPFIYSLRNRHIKRTMWRFSRKMF from the coding sequence ATGTACCTGGTCACCATGCTGGGGAACCTGCTCATCATCTTCACTGTAACCTCTGACTCCCACCTCCACAaccccatgtatttcttcctctccaacctctCCTTGGCTGACATCGGTTTTGCCTCCACCACGGTCCCCAAGATAATTGTGAACATCCTAACTCACAGCAGAGTCATCTCCTATGCAGGCTGCCTGACACAGATgtctatttttatcctttttggaTGTATGGATTGTCTGCTTCTtactgtgatggcctatgacagGTTTGTGGCCATCTGTCACCCACTACACTACACGGTCATCATGAACCCTCGCCTCTGCTGCTTCTTAGTTTTGGTGTCTTTTTTTCTTAGCCTTTTGGACTCCCAGGTGCACAATCTGATTGTGCTACAACTTACCTACTTTAAGAATGTTGACATTTCTAATTTCTTCTGTGAGCCTTCTCAGCTCCTCAAGCTTGCTTGTTCTGATACTTTCACCAATAACATAGTCACGTATTTTGACGGTGCCATTTTTGCTTTTCTACCTTTCTCAGGAATCTTTTTCTCTTACTACAAAATTCTTTCCTCCATTCTGAGAGTCCCATCAAGTAGGAGGTataaagccttctccacctgtgcttCTCATCTGGCagttgtttgcttattttatggAACTGGCCTTGGTGTGTACCTCAGCTCAACCATCTCACAATCTCCCAGGCAGGGTGCAGTGGTCTCagtgatgtacactgtggtcacccccatgctgaaccccttcatctacagtctgaggaacAGACACATCAAAAGGACCATGTGGAGGTTTTCCAGAaaaatgttctaa